A portion of the Deinococcus peraridilitoris DSM 19664 genome contains these proteins:
- a CDS encoding fasciclin domain-containing protein, protein MKKTVLLALTSSLALGAVALAGGGGAVSGGGTTQAACSSITELVALDPQFSTLLGALNQAELLDTFRGGGPFTVFAPTNAAFAKVPQDQLQMLMNDRAALTRVLQHHVVQGRVTGRQAAQLSGANALSGERLSISTSSGMVMVAGANVTRADITACNGVIHVIDTVLMPTGTMAMGNTTQANQTTTQATGTQATGTQTGTAAGGSSVSTGITAAQIPATPLSGSASGTAGSTTTDTATTGTGTAATGTTSTTGTTTTGTTSTTGTASTTGTGTAATGTTTTGTTTQTQGGAGDVDPNTALPNSITKVIQKDPRLSTLAAALKAGALEKAFDTAGEYTFFAPTNEAFAKIPQAQRDALLANPDALFQVLMYHVVPMRTTAAQASTLQGAVTLQGAPLSVNVSGSTVKVGNASVVATDVQADNGVIHLIDTVLLPPGFTLPQ, encoded by the coding sequence ATGAAGAAGACCGTGCTTCTGGCACTGACTTCGTCTCTCGCGCTCGGCGCTGTCGCGCTGGCGGGAGGCGGTGGCGCCGTCTCGGGCGGCGGCACGACCCAGGCAGCGTGCAGCTCGATCACCGAACTCGTGGCCCTCGATCCTCAATTCAGCACCCTGTTGGGTGCCCTCAATCAGGCAGAGCTGCTCGACACCTTCCGGGGTGGCGGGCCGTTCACGGTTTTCGCTCCCACCAACGCCGCATTTGCCAAAGTGCCGCAGGATCAGCTGCAAATGCTGATGAACGACCGGGCGGCCCTGACCCGGGTGCTGCAACACCACGTCGTCCAAGGACGCGTGACGGGTCGCCAGGCTGCACAGCTGAGCGGGGCCAACGCGCTGTCGGGCGAGCGCCTGAGCATCTCGACGAGCAGCGGCATGGTGATGGTGGCCGGGGCCAACGTCACCCGCGCCGACATCACCGCCTGCAACGGGGTGATTCACGTGATCGACACCGTGCTGATGCCCACAGGCACCATGGCGATGGGGAACACGACGCAGGCGAATCAGACGACCACCCAGGCCACCGGCACCCAGGCCACGGGCACGCAGACGGGCACTGCCGCGGGTGGCAGTTCGGTGAGCACGGGTATCACGGCCGCGCAGATTCCCGCTACACCGCTGAGTGGCAGCGCGAGCGGTACCGCCGGGAGCACGACAACCGACACGGCCACGACGGGAACCGGCACAGCCGCGACGGGAACCACCAGCACCACTGGTACGACCACGACCGGTACGACGAGCACAACCGGAACTGCCTCGACCACGGGTACGGGCACGGCCGCCACAGGAACCACGACAACCGGCACGACCACGCAAACGCAGGGTGGCGCCGGGGACGTCGATCCCAACACCGCTCTCCCCAACAGCATCACCAAGGTGATTCAGAAGGACCCGCGCCTCAGCACGCTGGCCGCAGCCCTGAAAGCCGGCGCGCTTGAGAAAGCCTTCGACACGGCTGGCGAGTATACCTTCTTCGCGCCCACCAACGAGGCCTTCGCAAAAATTCCGCAAGCACAGCGTGACGCGCTGCTGGCCAATCCGGACGCCCTCTTCCAGGTACTGATGTACCATGTGGTGCCCATGCGAACCACCGCAGCACAGGCTTCCACCCTGCAGGGCGCCGTAACCCTGCAAGGCGCTCCCTTGAGTGTCAACGTCAGCGGAAGCACGGTCAAGGTGGGCAACGCTTCCGTGGTGGCCACGGACGTGCAGGCCGACAACGGTGTCATTCACCTCATCGATACGGTTCTGCTGCCACCGGGCTTCACCCTGCCTCAGTAA
- a CDS encoding ABC transporter permease — protein sequence MKGLLLVAELTLREAVRRRLVITLLGLTLLFLGFYLYGVNLLERNLAERASELGFDRPLRSASFSYAATTLFGLYLVNFLGGLMAVLSSVGAVSGEVESGTIQSVAYKPVSRTQIVAGKWLGFAVINVLYVSLLSVGLIVGVRLLTGFMPPDPVPAVLLMNLTVLLLLTLTILGGTIFTTLANGIGVFLLYGVGFAGGILNSIGEFTDTPMLARLGTWSSYAMPADSLWKGASYYLQPSEYLNFQRYVRGGGNPFIGTEPPTTALLIWAGAYVLIALILALLLFRRRDL from the coding sequence GTGAAAGGGCTGCTGCTGGTGGCCGAACTCACCCTGCGCGAGGCGGTGCGCCGCCGTCTGGTCATCACGCTGCTGGGGCTGACCCTCCTGTTTCTGGGATTCTATCTGTACGGCGTGAACCTGCTGGAGCGCAACCTGGCCGAACGTGCGAGCGAACTGGGCTTTGACCGGCCGCTGCGCTCCGCGAGTTTCTCTTATGCGGCCACCACCCTGTTCGGACTGTACCTCGTCAATTTTCTGGGTGGTCTGATGGCAGTGCTGTCCAGCGTCGGCGCCGTCAGCGGTGAGGTCGAGAGCGGCACCATCCAGAGCGTGGCGTACAAGCCTGTTTCACGCACCCAGATTGTGGCGGGCAAGTGGCTGGGATTCGCGGTCATCAACGTGCTGTATGTCTCGCTGCTGTCGGTCGGTCTGATCGTCGGCGTGCGTCTGTTGACCGGCTTCATGCCGCCCGACCCGGTGCCGGCCGTGCTGCTGATGAACCTGACGGTGTTGCTGCTGCTCACCCTGACCATTCTGGGAGGGACCATCTTCACGACGCTCGCCAACGGAATCGGCGTATTCCTGCTGTACGGGGTCGGCTTTGCAGGCGGAATTCTGAACAGCATCGGCGAATTCACCGATACCCCCATGCTGGCCCGGCTGGGCACCTGGAGCAGCTACGCCATGCCGGCCGATTCGCTCTGGAAAGGCGCGTCGTATTACCTGCAACCCAGTGAGTACCTGAATTTTCAGCGCTACGTCCGGGGTGGAGGCAATCCGTTCATTGGGACAGAGCCGCCCACCACTGCCCTGCTGATCTGGGCGGGCGCTTACGTCCTGATTGCCTTGATTCTGGCCCTGCTGCTGTTCCGGCGCCGGGATCTGTGA
- a CDS encoding ABC transporter ATP-binding protein, whose amino-acid sequence MTLAIETRQLRKEYKQRAVVRSLDLEVSQGEVFGFLGPNGAGKSTTVKMLLGLVKPSSGTVRVLGGSVESPQVRRQLGFLPEQFRFHTWMTGNEFLAFHGRLAGLSRRAVRERAPEALKLVGLEGRGRDELRGYSKGMLQRIGIAQALIHGPKLIFLDEPTSALDPLGRVEVRNIIHSLKDSGVTVFLNSHLLSEVEQTCDRVAFVNQGQMLQAGTLRELLGPALTLDVQADRLTPEVMAKLRKLGAVAALGEGRARLELADEHHAPRVAELVVGSGARLYALTPHKPDLEDLFVRLIEKGGDR is encoded by the coding sequence GTGACGCTCGCCATCGAAACGAGGCAGCTGCGAAAAGAATACAAACAGCGCGCAGTCGTCCGGTCGCTCGATCTGGAAGTCAGCCAGGGCGAAGTGTTCGGCTTCCTGGGACCCAACGGGGCCGGTAAGAGCACCACTGTCAAGATGCTGCTCGGGCTGGTCAAGCCATCTTCCGGAACGGTGCGCGTGCTGGGAGGTTCGGTTGAGAGCCCGCAGGTGCGGCGTCAGCTGGGCTTCCTGCCCGAGCAGTTCCGGTTTCATACCTGGATGACCGGCAATGAGTTCCTGGCCTTTCACGGCCGGTTGGCGGGCCTTTCCCGTCGGGCGGTGCGCGAGCGTGCCCCGGAAGCCCTCAAGCTGGTCGGTCTGGAAGGCCGCGGACGTGACGAGCTGCGCGGGTATTCCAAGGGAATGCTGCAACGCATCGGCATCGCGCAGGCCCTCATTCACGGACCCAAACTGATTTTTCTGGACGAACCGACCAGTGCCCTCGATCCCCTGGGGCGCGTCGAGGTGCGCAATATCATCCACTCGCTCAAGGATTCCGGGGTGACCGTGTTCCTCAATTCGCACCTGCTGAGCGAAGTCGAGCAGACCTGTGACCGGGTGGCCTTTGTGAACCAGGGGCAGATGTTGCAGGCAGGCACCTTGCGTGAACTGCTCGGACCGGCGCTCACCCTCGACGTGCAGGCCGATCGTCTGACTCCCGAGGTGATGGCAAAACTGCGCAAACTCGGCGCGGTTGCCGCACTGGGCGAAGGACGCGCGCGCCTCGAACTGGCCGACGAACACCACGCACCGCGCGTGGCGGAGCTGGTGGTAGGCAGTGGCGCCCGGCTTTACGCGCTTACCCCGCACAAACCGGACCTGGAGGATCTTTTCGTCCGGTTGATCGAGAAAGGCGGCGACCGGTGA
- a CDS encoding aldo/keto reductase family protein has protein sequence MEYRNLGKSGLKVSEIALGGWVTFGHSVNDQQMVRDIVLKAHESGINFFDQADVYARGKSEEMMGAVLRELPRSELVISSKVFWPMSDDVNDRGLSRKHVLESIDKSLQRLGTDYLDIYFAHRYDPSVPMEEIVMAFDHVVRTGRAMYWGTSMWPAARIAEAVEFARSHGLYGPVTEQPEYSMLRRERVEGEILPYTESAGVGLVVWSPLAMGMLTGKYDEGMPEGSRLTDNENWGKNFVTEENRARVKALKPIADELGITRSQLALAWALRQSGVSSVIMGATKVQQVEDNVAASGVKLDAEVVSRIDEILK, from the coding sequence ATGGAGTACCGTAATCTCGGCAAAAGCGGCCTGAAAGTCTCGGAAATCGCCCTGGGTGGCTGGGTCACCTTCGGGCACAGCGTCAACGACCAGCAGATGGTGCGTGACATCGTCCTGAAGGCCCATGAATCGGGCATCAACTTCTTCGATCAGGCCGACGTGTACGCACGCGGCAAGAGCGAGGAGATGATGGGCGCGGTGCTGCGCGAACTGCCTCGCTCGGAACTGGTGATTTCCAGCAAGGTCTTCTGGCCTATGAGCGACGACGTGAACGACCGTGGACTGTCACGCAAGCACGTGCTGGAAAGCATCGACAAGTCCCTGCAGCGGCTTGGCACTGATTATCTCGACATCTACTTCGCGCACCGCTACGACCCGAGCGTGCCGATGGAAGAAATTGTCATGGCCTTTGACCATGTGGTCCGCACGGGGCGCGCGATGTACTGGGGTACGAGCATGTGGCCCGCCGCGCGCATCGCTGAGGCAGTGGAGTTCGCGCGCAGCCACGGGCTCTACGGCCCGGTGACCGAGCAGCCCGAGTACAGCATGCTGCGCCGTGAGCGGGTCGAGGGTGAAATCCTGCCTTACACCGAGAGCGCCGGGGTGGGACTGGTGGTCTGGAGTCCACTTGCCATGGGCATGCTGACCGGCAAGTACGACGAGGGTATGCCCGAGGGCAGCCGCCTGACCGACAACGAAAATTGGGGCAAGAACTTCGTGACCGAGGAAAACCGCGCCCGCGTGAAAGCGCTCAAACCCATCGCCGACGAACTGGGCATTACCCGCTCGCAGCTGGCGCTGGCCTGGGCGCTGCGACAGAGTGGTGTGTCGAGCGTCATCATGGGTGCCACCAAGGTGCAGCAGGTCGAGGACAACGTCGCCGCGAGCGGCGTGAAGCTCGACGCCGAAGTCGTGTCGCGCATCGACGAGATCCTCAAGTAA
- a CDS encoding sensor histidine kinase produces MPEVSAPSASVVRTLYRLLVVDDNDAGRYLTSRTLIRAGFEVLEAASGAAALERALDEPDLIVLDVNLPDMDGFEVCRQLKADEQFTHLPILMVSASHLSAQNMAFGLDVGADAYLAHPIEPTVLVATVRALLRVREAEAEVRRLNAVLERQIEERTLRLQELALDLQGMTYSISRDLRQPIGHIRGFTHLLEKRLDGALDEKALQYLNIIRQSSERMNSLIDELVAFSSLGERELRFTAVPLSQLVVQVRSDLEPLSAGRRVRWQIAELPTVQGDLMLLRQLLGNLLSNALKFSQGRDTTEIRVWHVEDEHRHTIGVSDNGIGFNVQYAERLFQMFGRLPGSESFEGAGVGLASARRIVTLHRGVIRAESVPGQGATFSFTLPKEPPH; encoded by the coding sequence ATGCCTGAAGTTTCTGCACCGTCCGCATCCGTGGTGCGCACCCTTTATCGCCTTCTGGTGGTGGATGACAACGATGCGGGGCGCTACCTGACCAGCCGGACGCTGATTCGGGCCGGCTTCGAAGTGCTGGAGGCCGCGAGCGGTGCGGCAGCGCTGGAACGGGCACTGGATGAACCCGACCTGATTGTGTTGGACGTGAATCTCCCCGACATGGACGGATTTGAGGTCTGTCGTCAGCTCAAGGCCGATGAGCAGTTCACTCACTTGCCGATCCTGATGGTGTCGGCCTCGCATTTAAGCGCCCAGAACATGGCGTTCGGCCTCGATGTGGGAGCGGACGCGTACCTGGCGCACCCGATTGAACCGACGGTGCTGGTGGCCACCGTGCGCGCGCTGTTGCGTGTCCGGGAAGCTGAAGCGGAAGTCCGGCGACTCAACGCCGTTCTGGAGCGCCAGATCGAGGAGCGGACGCTCAGGCTGCAGGAGCTGGCACTCGACTTGCAAGGCATGACCTACTCGATTTCCAGGGATCTGCGACAGCCCATTGGGCACATTCGTGGTTTTACGCACCTGCTCGAAAAGCGTCTCGACGGCGCGCTGGACGAAAAAGCCCTGCAGTACCTGAATATCATCCGCCAATCGAGCGAGCGGATGAACAGCCTCATCGACGAACTGGTGGCCTTTTCCAGCCTGGGAGAACGTGAACTGCGCTTCACTGCCGTGCCCCTCTCGCAGCTGGTGGTGCAGGTGCGCAGTGATCTGGAGCCTCTCTCGGCGGGGCGCCGTGTGCGCTGGCAGATCGCGGAGCTGCCCACGGTTCAGGGTGACCTGATGCTCTTGCGGCAACTGCTGGGCAACCTGCTCTCGAACGCCCTCAAATTCTCACAGGGGCGCGACACCACGGAAATCCGGGTCTGGCACGTGGAAGACGAGCATCGCCATACAATTGGCGTTTCGGACAACGGAATCGGCTTTAACGTCCAGTACGCCGAGCGGCTCTTTCAGATGTTCGGCCGGTTGCCCGGCAGCGAGTCCTTCGAAGGAGCCGGGGTCGGTCTGGCCAGCGCCCGGCGGATTGTGACCCTGCACCGGGGGGTCATCCGTGCCGAAAGCGTGCCCGGTCAGGGTGCGACCTTTTCGTTCACCCTCCCCAAAGAGCCGCCGCACTAA
- a CDS encoding ATP-binding protein, with product MNPEVLLRVPVRAEQDVVTVRANTKHLADRLGVSSQGQTRLATAVSELVRNAYTYAGGGQVEYVLDAQAQMLYVRVTDQGPGIPRLQDVLEGRFDSPTGRGLGLRSTRRLVDAFEISSSPGKGTTVQVGKALPSTPALRELGTKRLAAELSKLRPASAVEELQAQNQELLRALEDLAQREEQLRVLNRELEDTNRGVVALYSELEDKAERLREANHVKSMFFSYMSHEFRTPLNSILGLSRILLERQDGELSPEQDKQLELIRRSTGELLQMVNDLLDVAKVEAGKTEVYPANFELAQLFSTLRALFQPLLVNPDVRLVFEDVGELPALFSDQGKLSQILRNFISNALKFTEQGEIRVSATRCGAQAVRIEVTDTGAGIAPDDLMRLFRDFSQVGPQHGARSGGTGLGLSLASKLAGLLQGQVGVSSAPGQGSRFWVELPLVLPERELEGSREKSERNEGECDA from the coding sequence GTGAATCCCGAAGTGTTGCTGCGTGTCCCCGTTCGCGCCGAACAGGATGTCGTCACGGTGCGCGCGAATACCAAGCACCTCGCGGACCGGCTGGGTGTGTCCTCGCAGGGACAGACACGTTTGGCCACTGCCGTGTCCGAACTTGTTCGTAACGCCTACACCTACGCTGGAGGCGGGCAGGTGGAGTACGTGCTCGATGCCCAAGCCCAGATGCTGTACGTGAGGGTCACTGACCAGGGGCCGGGCATTCCTCGGTTGCAAGACGTTCTGGAAGGTCGCTTCGATTCTCCTACCGGGAGGGGGTTGGGGCTGCGCAGTACGCGCCGTCTGGTGGACGCTTTCGAGATTTCCAGCAGCCCGGGTAAGGGGACCACCGTGCAAGTCGGCAAAGCGCTGCCGAGCACGCCCGCGTTGCGTGAACTTGGCACGAAACGGCTCGCTGCCGAACTCAGTAAGCTGCGGCCCGCCAGTGCTGTCGAGGAGCTGCAGGCCCAGAACCAGGAGCTGCTCCGCGCATTGGAGGACCTCGCGCAACGTGAAGAGCAGCTGCGCGTCCTCAACAGGGAACTCGAAGATACAAACCGTGGCGTGGTCGCCTTGTACAGTGAGCTGGAAGACAAGGCCGAGCGCCTGCGTGAAGCCAACCACGTCAAGTCGATGTTCTTTTCCTACATGAGCCATGAATTCCGTACCCCGCTCAACTCGATTCTGGGGCTTTCGCGCATTTTGCTGGAGCGCCAGGACGGCGAGCTGTCGCCGGAACAGGACAAGCAGCTGGAGCTGATTCGCCGTTCCACCGGAGAATTGCTGCAGATGGTGAATGACCTGCTCGACGTGGCCAAAGTCGAGGCCGGCAAAACGGAAGTGTATCCGGCGAACTTCGAACTCGCTCAACTGTTCTCCACCCTCCGGGCGCTGTTCCAGCCACTGCTGGTCAATCCGGACGTGCGGCTGGTCTTCGAAGACGTCGGTGAACTGCCGGCTTTGTTCAGCGATCAAGGGAAACTGTCCCAGATTCTGCGGAACTTCATCTCCAACGCGCTGAAGTTCACCGAACAAGGCGAGATTCGTGTCTCCGCGACGCGCTGCGGCGCTCAGGCCGTACGCATCGAGGTGACTGATACGGGTGCCGGCATCGCTCCCGACGACCTGATGCGGCTGTTTCGTGATTTTTCGCAGGTTGGTCCGCAGCACGGAGCGCGCTCGGGCGGCACAGGCCTGGGGCTCTCGCTGGCCAGCAAGCTTGCGGGGTTGCTGCAGGGGCAGGTTGGCGTGAGCAGCGCGCCCGGACAGGGCTCACGCTTTTGGGTTGAGCTGCCGTTGGTGTTGCCGGAGCGCGAGTTAGAAGGAAGCAGAGAGAAAAGCGAGCGGAACGAGGGTGAATGTGATGCCTGA